The Myxococcus stipitatus genome contains a region encoding:
- a CDS encoding ExeA family protein, with protein sequence MTPSYVSHFGLSGAPFSKEVADADLWLPTSKATLVEDLGEALKNRASVVLTGEPGVGKTCVLRALRHRLPAQGFRLTYCHNATLGRRDFYRQLCLALGLKPSATAAAVFYSVTTHVEQLGAEKLHPVFLLDEAHLLHQDVLDHLHILLNYQWDSRALLSLILVGLPELESRLVRRHNRSLYSRLHTRLRIEPLTPEDTTEYLRTRLARAGCDRELFASDALAMLHEAASGALRDVDRLATAALREAARRRKKLVERDVLARVLDTVGIDEP encoded by the coding sequence ATGACGCCCTCATACGTCAGCCACTTCGGCCTCTCCGGCGCTCCTTTCTCCAAGGAGGTGGCCGATGCGGACCTGTGGCTGCCCACCTCCAAGGCGACCCTCGTGGAGGACCTGGGTGAGGCCCTGAAGAACCGCGCCAGCGTCGTGCTCACCGGCGAGCCGGGCGTGGGGAAGACCTGTGTCTTGCGGGCCCTGCGACACCGGCTGCCCGCCCAGGGCTTCCGCCTCACTTACTGTCACAACGCCACCCTGGGCCGCCGGGACTTCTACCGCCAGCTGTGCCTGGCGCTCGGACTCAAACCCTCCGCCACCGCCGCCGCCGTCTTCTACTCCGTGACGACTCACGTCGAGCAACTGGGCGCCGAGAAGCTGCACCCCGTCTTCCTGTTGGACGAGGCCCACCTGCTGCACCAGGACGTGCTCGACCACCTGCATATCCTCCTCAACTACCAGTGGGACTCACGCGCGCTGCTGTCGCTCATCCTCGTCGGGCTGCCCGAGCTGGAGTCACGACTGGTGCGTCGGCACAACCGCAGTCTCTACTCGCGCCTGCACACCCGACTGCGCATTGAGCCGCTGACTCCGGAGGACACCACGGAGTACCTCCGGACGCGGCTGGCCCGCGCCGGGTGTGACCGCGAACTCTTCGCCTCGGATGCACTCGCCATGCTGCACGAGGCGGCCAGCGGAGCGCTGCGCGACGTGGACCGGCTCGCCACCGCGGCGCTGCGCGAGGCCGCTCGGCGAAGGAAGAAGCTGGTGGAGCGCGACGTGCTGGCCCGCGTGCTCGACACCGTCGGAATCGACGAACCGTAG